The region AACAACTACGCTGAACCTTCCCCCTCGGACCTTTTATGTCAATAGGTGCCTTTTACATATTGTAAAAGATGTAGCCCTCGGTCACTGACCTACCTAGATAGCGGAACCCTAGCTACAGTTTTCTAGTTCATTTTTATGCTACCACAATTACTTAGAAAATAAAAGATACTCTTCAACTAGCCTGACCTTAGTTTAGCAAAAATCTACCAGCTATAATGTTTTTCCACACGATAATCCGAATACCCTTTTAATTTTTGTTTTTGATTACTTGAAGCTAACTCCCAATGATAGTGGTTTTCTTAGTAATTTAAGTAACTTAGAATTGTTTTCTTTTTTCAATACACCTGAATTTAATGGTCTTTTTGTTTTATGTTTATTTATTTCTGCTTTAATTCTTATTTTTGGTTTATTGAGTGGTTTTAAAAAAGAGAGTGGCTCCTAATTTTTACTCTCTTTTTTAATTTTTAGAAACGAGTTGAAAACGAGTTTCTTCTTGTCTTGATACTATATAGAAATAACGTTCTTTTTTAAAAACATGGTTTGTCGTTGATATGACAGTGTTTTTATATATTTTGGAGTTGAAAAGAAAATTTGACATGAAAAAACCGGTTCTGTTGCAAAGTAAAAAATATAGCTAACCACTAATATGTCATGTCAGTGTTCGCTTAACTTGCTAGCATGATGCTAATTTCGTGGCATGGCGAAAATCCGTAGATCTGAAGAGACCTGCGGTTCTTTTTATATAGAGCGTAAATACATTCAATACCTTTTAAAGTATTCTTTGCCGTATTCATACTTTGATATCTTGTCTTTCTTACTTTAATATGACGGTGATCTTGCTCAATGAGATTATTCAGATATTTCGATGTACAATGACAGTCGGGATTCAGTTTAAACGTTTTAATAACTTTAGCCATGGCTACCTTCGTTGAAGGTGCCTGATCTGTAATCACTTTTTGAGGTTTACCAAATTGTTTAATGAGACGTTTGATAAACGCATATGCTGCATGATTATCTCGTTGCTTACGCAACCAAATATCTAATGTATGTCCCTCTGCATCAATGGCACGATATAAATAGCTCCATTTTCCTTTTATTTTGATGTACGTCTCATCAATACGCCATTTGTAATAGGCTTTTTTATGCTTTTTCTTCCAAATTTGATACAAAATCGGAGCATATTCTTGAACCCAACGGTAGACCGTTGAATGATGAACGTTGACACCACGTTCCCTTAATATTTCAGATATATCACGATAACTCAATGCATATCTTAGATAGTAGCCAACGGCTACAGTGATGACGTCCTTGTTAAATTGTTTATATCTGAAATAGTTCATACAGAAGACTCCTTTTTGTTAAAATTATACTATAAACTCAACTTTGCAACAGAACCAGATAATTCTTATAATCAGCACATGCATGTATTGGTATGTGTGGAACCAACTTATTTTAAGAATACAGAAAACTACGTGAATCAAAAACAATGGATTCAATTTTGGAAAAAGGCAATGAAATTAGACTATGATCCAAATGTAAAAGTTCAAATGATTCGACCGAAAAATAAATATAAATCGGATATACAATCGGCAATTGACGAAACTGCAAAATATCCTGTAAAGGATACGGATTTTATGACCGATGATGAAGAAAAGAATTTGAAACGTTTGTCTGATTTGGAGGAAGGTTTACACCGTAAAAGGTTAATCTCCTATGGTGGTTTGTTAAAAGAAATACATAAAAAATTAAACCTTGATGACACAGAAGAAGGCGATTTGATTCATACAGATGATGACGAAAAAGCCGATGAAGATGGATTTTCTATTATTGCAATGTGGAATTGGGAACGGAAAAATTATTTTATTAAAGAGTAGTTCAACAAACGGGCCATATTGTTGTATAAGTGATGAAATACTGAATTTAAAACTTAGTTTATATGTGGTAAAATGTTTTAATCAAGTTTAGGAGGAATTAATTATGAAGTGTAATGAATGTAACAGGGTTCAATTAAAAGAGGGAAGCGTATCATTAACCCTATAAACTACGTCTGCCCTCATTATTGGAGGGTGAAATGTGAATACATCCTATTCACAATCGAATTTACGACACAACCAAATTTTAATTTGGCTTTGCATTTTATCTTTTTTTAGCGTATTAAATGAAATGGTTTTGAACGTCTCATTACCTGATATTGCAAATGATTTTAATAAACCACCTGCGAGTACAAACTGGGTGAACACAGCCTTTATGTTAACCTTTTCCATTGGAACAGCTGTATATGGAAAGCTATCTGATCAATTAGGCATCAAAAGGTTACTCCTATTTGGAATTATAATAAATTGTTTCGGGTCGGTAATTGGGTTTGTTGGCCATTCTTTCTTTTCCTTACTTATTATGGCTCGTTTTATTCAAGGGGCTGGTGCAGCTGCATTTCCAGCACTCGTAATGGTTGTAGTTGCGCGCTATATTCCAAAGGAAAATAGGGGTAAAGCATTTGGTCTTATTGGATCGATAGTAGCCATGGGAGAAGGAGTCGGTCCAGCGATTGGTGGAATGATAGCCCATTATATTCATTGGTCCTATCTTCTACTCATTCCTATGATAACAATTATCACTGTTCCGTTTCTTATGAAATTATTAAAGAAAGAAGTAAGGATAAAAGGTCATTTTGATATCAAAGGAATTATACTAATGTCTGTAGGCATTGTATTTTTTATGTTGTTTACAACATCATATAGCATTTCTTTTCTTATCGTTAGCGTGCTGTCATTCCTGATATTTGTAAAACATATCAGGAAAGTAACAGATCCTTTTGTTGATCCCGGATTAGGGAAAAATATACCTTTTATGATTGGAGTTCTTTGTGGGGGAATTATATTTGGAACAGTAGCAGGGTTTGTCTCTATGGTTCCTTATATGATGAAAGATGTTCACCAGCTAAGTACTGCCGAAATCGGAAGTGTAATTATTTTCCCTGGAACAATGAGTGTCATTATTTTCGGCTACATTGGTGGGATACTTGTTGATAGAAGAGGTCCTTTATACGTGTTAAACATCGGAGTTACATTTCTTTCTGTTAGCTTTTTAACTGCTTCCTTTCTTTTAGAAACAACATCATGGTTCATGACAATTATAATCGTATTTGTTTTAGGTGGGCTTTCGTTCACCAAAACAGTTATATCAACAATTGTTTCAAGTAGCTTGAAACAGCAGGAAGCTGGTGCTGGAATGAGTTTGCTTAACTTTACCAGCTTTTTATCAGAGGGAACAGGTATTGCAATTGTAGGTGGTTTATTATCCATACCCTTACTTGATCAAAGGTTGTTACCTATGGAAGTTGATCAGTCAACTTATCTGTATAGTAATTTGTTATTACTTTTTTCAGGAATCATTGTCATTAGTTGGCTGGTTACCTTGAATGTATATAAACATTCTCAAAGGGATTTCTAAATCGTTAAGGGATCAACTTTGGGAGAGAGTTCAAAATTGATCCTTTTTTTATAACAGGAATTCAAATCTTTTTGTTCCATTAAAGGGCGCGATTGCTGAACAGATTAATAATAGATTTTAGCTTTTTATTTGTTGAAAAAAGCTAATCAAATTGTTGTCGGGATCAATTACTGCAAAGTCTCGTTCATCCCACCACTGATCTTTTAATGATGTATTGGGGTGCAAAATGCCCAAAGGCTTAATATGTTGATATAATTCATCAATTCCCTCTACTTCAATGCGGCAACTAGCAGTACCAGCAATAAACGACTCCGCACCTGTACAAACCGGTGAATCATTACTACGAGAGCGCCAGCCTTCATCACTTGCCTCCCATAGATGAATCCGAACCTCATTACACATTAGAACTGCGAATCCATCTTCATGGTGAACCAAAGTGAAACCTAGTTTATCGCAATAAAAACCTATACTCTTTTTAATATCCCCGACTGGCAATGCCGGGATAGACTGTAACATTCTCACGCATAAAATCCCCTTTCATTTTCTAATGTAAATCTATTACCTTATTATTAATTCAATTCGCTCATAATTAATCCTTTTTCTTATTACGCAAAATGGCCCGATTTAAGCACACCCTTTATTCCGTTAATGCGCCATGACAGCCATGATAATTACTAATACTAGGAGAAGTTAATAAATACGTAACCAACATGATTAACAATTATTAGAGGTCATCGTTCAAAATGGTATGCGTTTTGACACATCCACTATATATCCGTGTCGTTCTGTCCACTCCTGAATCCCATTCCAGAAATTCTCTAGCGATTCCAGAAGTTTCTCAGAGTCGGAAAGTTGACCAGACATTACGAACTGGCACAGATGGTCATAACCTGAAGGAAGATCTGATTGCTTAACTGCTTCAGTTAAGACCGAAGCGCTCGTCGTATAACAGATGCGATGATGCAGACCAATCAACATGGCACCTGCCATTGCTACCTGTACAGTCAAGGATGGTAGAAATGTTGTCGGTCCTTGCACACGAATATTACGCCATTTGCCTGCATATTCAAACAGCTCTTCTACGATAAGGGCACAAATCGCATCGTGGAACGTTTGGGCTTCTACCGATTTAGCAGTTTGATACACTTTCTCTAAGTATCCACCTGAATCATAAATCGGCAAAATAGAGAAAAATTGACCATGTGTAAGCGGCCAATCTGATTCCACCTGAGATGCATAATCTAGTAGAATCTCTTCGCTATCAAAATTCACTTCCACCTTCCACTCACCGGTTGTCCATTCATGGCTGAACTCTGCTTCCTCTGTTGACATGACACACATCATCTCAATATCCGAATAGGGCCCATCAGTCTGACGACCAAGAGAGCCATAAACACCAATAGCCTTAACATCATCCCCATATTTATCCAATATTCGTTCCTTAATTTCATGAACAATCTTCATTCTTTCTTCTCTAGTCATTATTATTGGTCCATTCACTATTCTCATTCCCTTTTCAGATAATTTTAGATTTGCTTTTCTAAATAAGAATATTTGGAGAGCACCGTTCTTATTCAGCTATTAATAACTCGTCTTCCTAAGCATCCTTCAATCCTTTTAATAACAATTATAGCATCTAATCTTCAACAAACTGGCCCGTTTGTTGAACTACTCTTTAATAAAATAATTTTTCCGTTCCCAATTCCACATTGCAATAATAGAAAATCCATCTTCATCGGCTTTTTCGTCATCATCTGTATGAATCAAATCGCCTTCTTCTGTGTCATCAAGGTTTAATTTTTGGTTCTGTTGCAAAGTAAAAAAATATAGCTAACCACTAATATGTCATGTCAGTGTTCGTTTAACTTGCTAGCATGATGCTAATTTCGTGGCATGGCGAAAATCCGTAGATCTGAAGAGACCTGCGGTTCTTTTTATATAGAGCGTAAATACATTCAATACCTTTTAAAGTATTCTTTGCCGTATTCATACTTTGATACCTTGTCTTTCTTACTTTAATATGACGGTGATCTTGCTCAATGAGATTATTCAGATATTTCGATGTACAATGACCGTCGGGATTCAGTTTAAACGTTTTAATAACTTTAGCCATGGCTACCTTCGTTGAAGGTGCCTGATCTGTAAATACCTAATGATGAACATTTACACCACGTTCCCTTAGTATTTCAGATATATCTCGATAACTAAGTGCGTATCTTAGATAGTAGCCGACGGCTACAGTGATGACGTCCTCGTTAAATTATTTATATCTGAAATAGTTCATATAGCATACTCCTTTTTGTTAAAATTATACTATACATTCAACTTTGCAACAGAACCAAAAAATTGATAATGAAAGTTGAAAAGAATTTAATAGGTTTTATGAGAACTACTGAAGTTACAGTTAATAAAAAAGACGGTTCTTATAATCAACATATGCATGTTTTATTTTGTGTTAATAATGATTATTTTAGGTCTAAAGATAATTATATAACTCAAAAGGAATTTATCTTTATGGCAAAAAGCATTAAAAGTTGATTATAAACCAGTAGCTAATATTAAAGCTATAAAGCCTAATAAAAAAGTGATTCTGATATTCAAGCAGCAATTAAAGAAACATCAAAGTATTCAGTTAAAGCAGCTGATTATTTAACGAGTAATCAAGAAAAAAACTTAGAGATTGTTTCAGATCTTGAAGAAGGACTTTATAAAAAAAGAATGATTTCTTATGGTGGTTTATTAAAAGTTAAACATAAAGAATTGAATTTAGATGACACTGAAGACAGAAATTTAATTAATGTTGATGATGATAAAATTTCGGAAGAAGAAGAAAAAGCGAATTCAATTATGGCGATTTGGAATTTTGAAAAACAGAATTATTTTTTAAAAAAGTCGTACTAAAATAGCATGACTTTTATAGCTTATATTTAAATACAAGTTTTAGGAGGGATCTTATGTCTAGACATGCAAATATTGTTATATCTATACTTATTTTTATATTATTTATTGTTATGTTTAATGGAATATTCAATGATGGATCTGAATATCAAGGAATAATTAATATTATTGCTTTGGTATTAATTTTGTTATTAGCAATTTTTGCTTATTTTAAAAATAGAAGTCGGTAAAGATAAGAGTAGTTTTAAACTACTCTTATTTTATTTTTAAAATAATAATAAAATGACAAAACAAACTGATTTTTATTTCTCAGCCTCTGTGAGAACTAAAAAGTGATTAAACGGCACGTTTACCCAGAAAAACATGCAAAAAAAATTGGAAAATTTTATTTGCATGTAACTGGGCACAGTGTGAAAAAAATAAAAAATCACACTGGTGCGATTAAAAATAAAATTTATTTTAAGGTAAAAATATCATTTAAATTTAAAGATGAGCTAATAAGGGGCAAATTTTAAGTCTGAGAGCAAAATAGATTTTGATTTTTATCAAAACAAGAAGAAACTCGTTTCACTCGTTTAAAAAGCCCTCCTAAAAGAGGGCTTTTTATTAATCATTATTCAAAATATAATCTATTACATCAACATGAAGTTCACTGTTTCTATAACCTTCCAAAACATCATCAACTTGCTTATTTGGAATTTCAGGAACTTCTCTTATATCACATAAAACTTCTTTAAACTCTTTTTTGGTTACTTTATCCTCGTTCATTGTTAATTTAAATAAATAATCATTTAACTTCTTAATTTCATGAACGCTATAACCGTAACGTAATAAAACTAAATCTTTTGTTTTTAGATCAGGTGCTAATTCTTCTTGTAAAACATCTATAGATTGCTTAATTAACAACAATTTAGACTCTAATTCTTCATTATTCATTCAAAATACACCCTCTTATATCAAAAATTGACCTACTTGAGATACCCAGTAAGCAATGCTGCGGGCAGAAGAGTCTTTTATACCAGTTCCCATTAACGCTTGAGCAACTTGACCTTCTACATTCCCCCATGTTGCTTGTTCTTGTTTTAAAATGTTATTTAAAGTCGGTTCAACATATTTATCCCAACGTTTTTCTAAAGACTTACCAGCACGAGGACTTATCTTTTTAACTCCTGAAAAAACAGCTTCTTTGTTTTTTATCATTGCCTTAATTCCTTTTTTTACAGCAAAAGAACCACCAATTCTTTCTGAAGACCCTTCTTTAAGATTAGTCGGCAAATTATTAATAGTCTGTTCAGTTACATATTCAGGATTTCGAAACAAATCATCTAAAGCTTTATTATCTTTTTCAATTTCTGCACTCGAGTTACTAACTGCCTTTTGTGTTTCTAATGATTCACTTGCACTAGCCATAGGACTTACCGTTGTTAATAAAATCGCACTCGCTAACAATGTTCCAAATGATTTTTTTAGTTTCAAAATAAAAACCCCTTGGCTTTAATTTTACTCCCAATTTTTTAAGATTATCCCTAAGCTAACCATATCA is a window of Abyssicoccus albus DNA encoding:
- the bleO gene encoding bleomycin binding protein, with amino-acid sequence MRMLQSIPALPVGDIKKSIGFYCDKLGFTLVHHEDGFAVLMCNEVRIHLWEASDEGWRSRSNDSPVCTGAESFIAGTASCRIEVEGIDELYQHIKPLGILHPNTSLKDQWWDERDFAVIDPDNNLISFFQQIKS
- a CDS encoding protein rep gives rise to the protein MLKLYYKLNFATEPDNSYNQHMHVLVCVEPTYFKNTENYVNQKQWIQFWKKAMKLDYDPNVKVQMIRPKNKYKSDIQSAIDETAKYPVKDTDFMTDDEEKNLKRLSDLEEGLHRKRLISYGGLLKEIHKKLNLDDTEEGDLIHTDDDEKADEDGFSIIAMWNWERKNYFIKE
- the aadD1 gene encoding aminoglycoside O-nucleotidyltransferase ANT(4')-Ia, whose protein sequence is MNGPIIMTREERMKIVHEIKERILDKYGDDVKAIGVYGSLGRQTDGPYSDIEMMCVMSTEEAEFSHEWTTGEWKVEVNFDSEEILLDYASQVESDWPLTHGQFFSILPIYDSGGYLEKVYQTAKSVEAQTFHDAICALIVEELFEYAGKWRNIRVQGPTTFLPSLTVQVAMAGAMLIGLHHRICYTTSASVLTEAVKQSDLPSGYDHLCQFVMSGQLSDSEKLLESLENFWNGIQEWTERHGYIVDVSKRIPF
- the tet(L) gene encoding tetracycline efflux MFS transporter Tet(L), which encodes MNTSYSQSNLRHNQILIWLCILSFFSVLNEMVLNVSLPDIANDFNKPPASTNWVNTAFMLTFSIGTAVYGKLSDQLGIKRLLLFGIIINCFGSVIGFVGHSFFSLLIMARFIQGAGAAAFPALVMVVVARYIPKENRGKAFGLIGSIVAMGEGVGPAIGGMIAHYIHWSYLLLIPMITIITVPFLMKLLKKEVRIKGHFDIKGIILMSVGIVFFMLFTTSYSISFLIVSVLSFLIFVKHIRKVTDPFVDPGLGKNIPFMIGVLCGGIIFGTVAGFVSMVPYMMKDVHQLSTAEIGSVIIFPGTMSVIIFGYIGGILVDRRGPLYVLNIGVTFLSVSFLTASFLLETTSWFMTIIIVFVLGGLSFTKTVISTIVSSSLKQQEAGAGMSLLNFTSFLSEGTGIAIVGGLLSIPLLDQRLLPMEVDQSTYLYSNLLLLFSGIIVISWLVTLNVYKHSQRDF
- a CDS encoding tetracycline resistance efflux system leader peptide produces the protein MKCNECNRVQLKEGSVSLTL
- a CDS encoding IS6 family transposase, which gives rise to MNYFRYKQFNKDVITVAVGYYLRYALSYRDISEILRERGVNVHHSTVYRWVQEYAPILYQIWKKKHKKAYYKWRIDETYIKIKGKWSYLYRAIDAEGHTLDIWLRKQRDNHAAYAFIKRLIKQFGKPQKVITDQAPSTKVAMAKVIKTFKLNPDCHCTSKYLNNLIEQDHRHIKVRKTRYQSMNTAKNTLKGIECIYALYKKNRRSLQIYGFSPCHEISIMLAS